GAAGGATGGTGCTCTGCATATGATTGGCACTCTCGCAGATGTGCTTTTAAAGAAGGCCCTATATCGTGATCAAGTAGAGTCTATGCTCACCACCTATGTCTTTCCGGAATTCCAGAATCCGGCCGGTCATATGCGTGCTCGTGCCTGTTGGGTATTGCACTATTTCTGCGACGTTCAAATCAAGAATCCTCAGGTGCTGGCCGAAACGATGCGCCTAACCACGAATGCCTTGCTCACCGATAAAGAGCTGCCGGTTAAGGTGGAGGCCGCCATTGGCCTGCAAATGTTCCTATCATCGCAGGATGAGGCACCTCAGTATGTGTCATCGCAAATCAAAGAGATTACTAAAGAATTGTTGACCATCATACGTGAAACGGAAAACGAAGACTTGACCAATGTCATGCAAAAGATTGTCTGCACATTTACGGAACAACTGCTCCCAGTTGCAACGGAAATCTGTCAGCATTTGGCAACAACATTCAGTCAAGTGTTGGAGTCGGAGGAAGGTTCCGATGAGAAGGCAATCACAGCAATGGGTTTGCTTAACACGATAGAAACACTGCTTAGTGTTATGGAGGAACATCCGGATGTGTTGCTCAATCTGCATCCAATTGTTATCAATGTAGTCGGTCATATATTCCAGCACAACATTACGGGTgagttaattattaaaaagaatatgtaaataattctTTAACTCTTAACTTTATTACAGATTTCTATGAGGAAACCTTTTCGTTGGTTTACGATTTAACGTCCAAGGCAATTTCGGCCGAAATGTGGCAGATGCTCGAACTTATCTATCAGGTCTTTAAAAAGGATGGTGTggattattttattgatattatgCCGGCATTACACAACTATGTAACCGTTGATACACCAGCGTTCCTGTCGAATCCAAATCGCTTACTGGCCATTTTGGACATGTGCAAAACTGTAAGTGAATCTACAACAAACCTTGGTCTAGACTTGTTTTGTTAAAGTGTTGTTCTATTCTTGCGATCTAGATGCTAACTGGCAGCCCTGGCGAGGATCCCGAATGCCATGCCGCCAAATTGATGGAGGTGATTTTATTGCAGTGCAAGGGACAAATTGATTCTGTGGTCCATGTGTTTGTTGAATTGGCGTTGTCGCGTTTGACACGCGAGGTGCAATCGTCGGAGTTGCGCACCATGTGCTTGCAGGTGGTCATCGCTGCACTGTATTATAATCCACAGCTATTACTCTCCATTCTGGACAAGATGTCGCAAACCAGTGAAGAACCAATTGCCTCGCATTTCATTAAACAATGGCTACACGATACGGACTGCTTCTTAGGGTAATTCAGAATACGTTTCAAATCGCAAATTGCTtaattatcataattattttttagcaTTCACGATCGTAAACTCTGCGTGCTTGGTCTGTGTACACTAATCTCCTTGGGGGATGCCAAACCACAAGTGCTAAGCGAGGTTGCGGACAAGATTGTGCCGTCACTGATATTGCTGTTCGATGGCCTCAAGCGTGCCTATGAATCGCGTGCccaggaagaggaagaggaggaagaagaagagggtGGTGATGATTGCGAAGGTTAGACTCAAAATGAAAGTGTTACTTTTACTGTTTTAAAAACTTATTATTTTCCTACAGAGGCTCTTTCGAGCGATGAAGACGAGATGGATGAAATGGCGCCCAACTATTTGGATAAACTAGCCGATTTCGCAAAAACGAAAGGAAGTGCAGCTGGCTTTGAGGTGAAAGCTGAGCTGAAGGATGACGAGGAAGATTCCGACGATGAGGCGGAGGAATCTGTTGGTGATTTAAATGAAACTGGCCTCGAAACATTCACCACGCCCATTGATGACGAAGAGAACGAAACTGCTATCGATGAATATTGGACATTTAAGGAAGTTATTACCGGTAATAAGATTCAGATGTGATTTTGATATCATTTTTTTAGCTAATGTTctgtaattttcatttttttttagcactTTCTGCACAAGATCAAGCCTGGTATTCGCTGCTGACCTCAAACCTGACACCCGAACAGGCTAAAGCGCTTCAGGAGGTGGTCGTGACAGCTGATCAACGCAAGGCTGCCAAAGAATCGAAACTGATTGAGAAACAGGGTGGATTCGCATTCCCCCAGACAACTGTGCCCACATCGTTTAAGTTTGGCTCTTAAAAAGTAGCTGCTGTACACTGACACTTTGTACCATCTTTCTGACTTCATTGTTTCTCATATTCTTTCCAAAAACCAACACTTGATGTAATATGACTGTTCAACCATTCTCTAGATTCTCGTACATCTTGAGTACGACTCACATTCAACATAcgtttatatacataaacataGATATATGTTGCATGCTTCAAAGGTAGCGGTCGGCGAAGAGGCGGGCAAGTGGGACATGATcgctttatatatttattgtagatttatattttaaatttctattctTGGCAAGTCCATGCCAACTAAATTATGATAAAACTTAAGTTGAAATCTATTGTATATCATCattatgcgtgtgtgtgaatattACGAAAACTACTTGGATGTCGCCGCCTCATGGAATGAGATTGCGTCAAGCTTGCTGAGCACACTCCAAAAACGAAACACAATTGGTTAGAGAATGAGAATTTAACGCAGAGCATTTCAATTACACTGTCTTTACG
This is a stretch of genomic DNA from Drosophila albomicans strain 15112-1751.03 chromosome 3, ASM965048v2, whole genome shotgun sequence. It encodes these proteins:
- the LOC117568282 gene encoding importin-7 — protein: MEAQKLTELLRATIDPNPEQRKAAEDQLAQIHKIIGFVPTILQIVMQTSLDQPVRQAGAVYLKNLINSSWSDHETKPGEPIPFSIHEQDRAMIRGSIVDAIVHAPELIRVQLSVCVNHIIKSDFPGRWPQVVDNISIYLQNPDVNGWNGALVTMYQLVKTYEYKRFEERTPLNEAMNLLLPMIYQLMMTLLNDQSEQSVLLQKQILKIYYALTQYSLPLDLITKEIFSQWMEICRQIADRAVPDCSHLDDDERTEFPYWKTKKWALHIMVRMFERYGSPTSLVSEKYQKFAEWYLPTFSSGVLEVLLKILDQYRNRVYVSPRVLTDVLNYLKIAVSHAYTWKLIKPHMVAVIQDVIFPIMSFTDSDQELWESDPYEYIRLKFDIFEDYATPVPAAQSLLHSVCKKRKGILPKAMSTIMQIITSPNADNKQKDGALHMIGTLADVLLKKALYRDQVESMLTTYVFPEFQNPAGHMRARACWVLHYFCDVQIKNPQVLAETMRLTTNALLTDKELPVKVEAAIGLQMFLSSQDEAPQYVSSQIKEITKELLTIIRETENEDLTNVMQKIVCTFTEQLLPVATEICQHLATTFSQVLESEEGSDEKAITAMGLLNTIETLLSVMEEHPDVLLNLHPIVINVVGHIFQHNITDFYEETFSLVYDLTSKAISAEMWQMLELIYQVFKKDGVDYFIDIMPALHNYVTVDTPAFLSNPNRLLAILDMCKTMLTGSPGEDPECHAAKLMEVILLQCKGQIDSVVHVFVELALSRLTREVQSSELRTMCLQVVIAALYYNPQLLLSILDKMSQTSEEPIASHFIKQWLHDTDCFLGIHDRKLCVLGLCTLISLGDAKPQVLSEVADKIVPSLILLFDGLKRAYESRAQEEEEEEEEEGGDDCEEALSSDEDEMDEMAPNYLDKLADFAKTKGSAAGFEVKAELKDDEEDSDDEAEESVGDLNETGLETFTTPIDDEENETAIDEYWTFKEVITALSAQDQAWYSLLTSNLTPEQAKALQEVVVTADQRKAAKESKLIEKQGGFAFPQTTVPTSFKFGS